In the genome of Magnolia sinica isolate HGM2019 chromosome 2, MsV1, whole genome shotgun sequence, one region contains:
- the LOC131232100 gene encoding transcription factor MYB58-like, whose translation MLSALGSFDFIDGYEKPVKGRKIRLFSPSTKGRDDRFPEKGSYVCRFSGKGYSSVSVEMVRRQALFLGDSELQQLLHIFRERKNWKRTVRVLVKHGSLRCSKSCRLRWTNYLRPGIKRGNFEEEKISTFKLSWAIDALP comes from the exons ATGTTGTCAGCCCTAGGCTCTTTCGATTTCATTGATGG GTATGAAAAGCCTGTGAAAGGAaggaaaatcag GTTATTTTCTCCATCAACGAAAGGCAGAGATGACAGATTCCCTGAGAAAG GTTCATATGTATGTAGATTCTCAGGAAAAGGTTATAGCTCAGTATCAG TGGAAATGGTCAGAAGGCAAGCTTTATTTCTAGGTGACTCAGAGCTGCAGCAACTGCTTCACATCTTCAG GGAAAGAAAAAACTGGAAAAGGACTGTAAGAGTTCTTGTCAAGCATG GGTCGCTTAGATGTAGCAAGAGTTGCAGGCTTAGGTGGACTAACTACCTTAGGCCTGGGATCAAACGTGGCAACTTCGAGGAGGAGAAGATATCCACCTTCAAGCTCTCTTGGGCAATAG ATGCACTGCCCTAG